In one Desulfoferula mesophila genomic region, the following are encoded:
- a CDS encoding peptidoglycan-binding domain-containing protein: MAQRFLTLCLLLLCAACATPHDLVQVPSVTPAEVCSLLSEAGYQPGDCRFVMDTEQMRRALMRFQEDQRLAPADGNLDQQTWARLKAAARERRRSGRPWYQAGPRDGPEPPPPPAAPAPTPAKPKPAPPSAAPSPAPSRTALQPGDEVYVLERAKCLPQGGAWLLVYVGQVRSLEEGRVWVTLSERLSYRYNPGEKGVNAKDWFCVPRRRHCYSPVPFGDWGGRYRPGQTAAFDQGKAHRLSGGRKDNLYGLARNYCRQTGPGRRGPAAGPGLGGPGPGPAAGPGLDQRPEHVSLLPGLFEDPGRGPGETERPPDRAPGAAALSGGPGPLLHLPEPPGV, translated from the coding sequence ATGGCCCAGCGATTTTTGACCTTATGCCTGCTGCTGCTCTGCGCCGCCTGCGCCACGCCCCACGACCTGGTCCAGGTGCCCTCGGTGACCCCGGCGGAGGTCTGTTCCCTGCTAAGCGAAGCCGGTTACCAGCCGGGCGATTGCCGGTTTGTGATGGACACCGAGCAGATGCGCCGGGCGCTGATGCGCTTCCAGGAGGACCAGCGCCTGGCCCCCGCCGACGGCAACCTGGACCAGCAGACCTGGGCGCGCCTCAAGGCCGCGGCCAGGGAGCGGAGGCGCAGCGGGAGGCCCTGGTACCAGGCGGGGCCCCGGGATGGGCCCGAGCCACCGCCGCCCCCGGCCGCCCCGGCCCCTACCCCGGCCAAGCCCAAGCCCGCGCCGCCCTCGGCGGCCCCCTCTCCCGCGCCCTCCCGGACGGCCCTGCAACCGGGGGACGAGGTGTACGTGCTGGAGCGCGCCAAGTGCCTGCCCCAGGGCGGGGCCTGGCTTCTGGTCTACGTGGGCCAGGTGCGCTCCCTGGAGGAGGGCCGGGTGTGGGTCACCCTGTCGGAGCGCCTCAGCTATCGCTACAACCCCGGTGAAAAGGGGGTGAACGCCAAGGACTGGTTCTGCGTTCCCCGCCGCCGCCACTGCTACAGCCCGGTGCCCTTCGGCGACTGGGGAGGCCGCTACCGGCCGGGCCAGACCGCCGCCTTTGACCAGGGCAAGGCCCACCGCCTCTCGGGCGGCCGCAAGGACAACCTGTATGGCCTGGCCCGCAATTACTGCCGCCAAACTGGTCCTGGCCGTCGGGGCCCTGCTGCTGGCCCTGGGCTTGGCGGCCCCGGCCCCGGCCCAGCCGCCGGGCCAGGCCTGGACCAACGACCAGAACATGTTTCTCTTCTACCAGGCCTTTTTGAAGATCCAGGAAGAGGCCCTGGAGAAACAGAGCGGCCGCCAGATCGTGCGCCAGGCGCTGCGGCGCTATCTGGAGGGCCTGGACCCCTACTCCACCTACCTGAGCCCCCGGGAGTATGA
- a CDS encoding S41 family peptidase, whose product MRQALRRYLEGLDPYSTYLSPREYEAHKNSGKAGYSGVGMDVYREPSGALVCLPHPGSPAEKAGIHSGDRLVSVDGRQVAGLSLLAVGDLVRGPVGSRVSLVLRTPQGERRVRLQRRALDNTAVSHSRRPGLLLVRVLRFDSSTPDLLRQALAQAKRGDKLVIDLRSCRGGSLFAGVDAADLLLPLGKTIVTLRRREESKTYRSRQAPLKLEGPLFLWQDRYTASSAELMIAALVQNQVARSVGTVSFGKASTQKVFPLQDGSALVLTDGQLLAPDGHTWNHKGLRPSLPLPGENPGLAQYLAATTGPAPGPRVAACPGPGQRRGPGHLFEKGGPPARCLGHQLLRLPGHAPRQRPGRAGTDPGLCR is encoded by the coding sequence GTGCGCCAGGCGCTGCGGCGCTATCTGGAGGGCCTGGACCCCTACTCCACCTACCTGAGCCCCCGGGAGTATGAGGCCCACAAAAACTCGGGCAAGGCCGGTTACTCCGGGGTGGGTATGGACGTTTACCGCGAGCCTTCCGGCGCACTGGTGTGCCTGCCCCACCCCGGCTCCCCGGCCGAAAAGGCCGGAATCCACAGCGGCGACCGGCTGGTCAGCGTGGACGGCCGGCAGGTGGCCGGGCTCTCGCTCTTGGCGGTGGGCGATCTGGTGCGCGGGCCGGTGGGCAGCCGGGTGAGCCTGGTGCTGCGAACCCCGCAGGGCGAGCGCCGGGTGCGCCTCCAGCGCCGGGCCCTGGACAACACGGCGGTTAGCCATAGCCGCCGGCCGGGGCTGCTCCTGGTGCGGGTGCTGCGCTTTGACAGCTCCACCCCCGACCTGCTGCGCCAGGCGCTGGCCCAGGCCAAGCGCGGCGACAAGCTGGTCATCGACCTGCGCTCCTGCCGGGGGGGCAGCCTCTTCGCCGGGGTGGACGCGGCCGACCTGCTGCTGCCCCTGGGTAAAACCATCGTCACCCTGCGCCGCCGGGAAGAGAGCAAAACCTATCGCAGCCGCCAGGCGCCCCTCAAGCTGGAGGGCCCCTTGTTCCTTTGGCAAGACCGCTACACCGCCAGCTCGGCCGAGCTGATGATCGCCGCGCTGGTGCAAAACCAGGTGGCCCGCTCGGTGGGCACCGTCAGCTTCGGCAAGGCCTCCACCCAGAAGGTCTTCCCCTTGCAAGACGGCTCGGCCCTGGTGCTCACCGACGGCCAATTGCTGGCCCCGGACGGCCACACCTGGAACCACAAGGGCCTTCGCCCCAGCCTGCCCCTGCCCGGCGAAAACCCCGGCCTCGCGCAATACCTGGCCGCCACCACCGGCCCCGCGCCAGGCCCCCGCGTCGCCGCCTGCCCCGGCCCCGGCCAAAGGCGCGGCCCCGGCCACCTTTTTGAAAAGGGTGGTCCCCCCGCCCGTTGCCTCGGCCACCAACTATTACGTCTGCCTGGACACGCCCCGCGACAGCGCCCCGGCCGCGCGGGAACAGATCCTGGCCTTTGCCGATAA
- a CDS encoding XTP/dITP diphosphatase: MELVLASGNPGKLAEIAAICAPWGIEVVTASSLGFTDEVPETGETFEDNARLKAVAVGRALGRPVLADDSGLVVEALDGAPGVHSARYAGEHGDDAANCAKLLTAMLGVPPAKRAAAFVCVMLCRRPDGAELVATGRLEGRIAPAPAGHNGFGYDPVFFLPERGLTVAQIPAAEKNAISHRGRALTQLARELRGFLGG; this comes from the coding sequence GTGGAGCTGGTGCTGGCCTCGGGCAACCCCGGCAAGCTGGCCGAGATCGCGGCCATCTGCGCCCCCTGGGGCATAGAGGTGGTCACCGCCTCCTCCCTGGGCTTCACCGACGAGGTGCCCGAGACCGGCGAGACCTTCGAGGACAACGCCCGGCTCAAGGCGGTGGCGGTGGGCCGTGCCCTGGGCCGACCGGTGTTGGCCGACGACTCGGGCCTGGTGGTGGAGGCGCTGGACGGCGCGCCGGGGGTGCACAGCGCCCGCTACGCCGGGGAGCACGGCGACGACGCGGCCAACTGCGCCAAGCTGCTCACGGCCATGCTGGGGGTGCCGCCGGCCAAGCGGGCCGCGGCCTTTGTTTGTGTTATGCTTTGCCGGCGGCCCGACGGGGCCGAGCTGGTGGCCACGGGACGCCTGGAAGGGCGCATCGCCCCGGCCCCGGCCGGGCACAACGGTTTCGGCTACGACCCGGTGTTTTTTTTGCCGGAGCGGGGGCTCACGGTGGCCCAGATTCCGGCGGCGGAGAAAAACGCCATCAGCCACCGGGGCCGGGCCCTGACCCAGTTGGCCCGGGAGCTGCGCGGCTTCCTGGGCGGGTAG
- the rph gene encoding ribonuclease PH: MRPYGRKPLEMRPLSLATGVNPYAEGSCLASFGQTQVLCTASLEDKVPGWLDGGGKGWVTAEYAMLPRSTHTRTGREHRNKGRAQEISRLIGRSLRMAADLPALAGHTIRLDCDVLVADGGTRCASICGGWVALALAMKKLGLAPSRQVAAISLGRIAGELRLDLCYAEDSTAELDLNLVLAPEGLVEVQGTGEDGLFSPEELALLVKAGMGAGREIFAAQLAALEAA; the protein is encoded by the coding sequence TTGCGGCCCTACGGTCGAAAGCCCCTGGAAATGCGTCCCTTGAGCCTCGCCACCGGGGTCAACCCCTATGCCGAGGGCAGTTGCCTGGCCAGCTTTGGCCAGACCCAGGTGCTGTGCACCGCCTCGCTGGAGGACAAGGTGCCCGGCTGGCTGGATGGCGGGGGCAAGGGCTGGGTCACGGCCGAATACGCCATGCTGCCCCGCTCCACCCACACCCGCACCGGGCGCGAGCACCGCAACAAGGGCCGGGCCCAGGAGATCAGCCGCCTCATCGGGCGCAGCCTGCGCATGGCGGCGGACCTGCCGGCGCTGGCCGGGCACACCATCCGCCTGGACTGCGACGTGCTGGTGGCCGATGGCGGCACCCGCTGCGCCTCCATCTGCGGCGGCTGGGTGGCCCTGGCCCTGGCCATGAAAAAGCTGGGCCTGGCCCCTTCGCGCCAGGTGGCGGCCATCAGCCTGGGGCGCATCGCGGGCGAGCTGCGCCTGGATTTGTGCTACGCCGAGGACTCCACCGCCGAGCTGGACCTGAACCTGGTGCTGGCCCCCGAGGGGCTGGTGGAGGTGCAGGGCACCGGCGAGGACGGCCTGTTCAGCCCCGAGGAGCTGGCCCTGTTGGTCAAGGCGGGCATGGGGGCCGGGCGCGAGATTTTCGCGGCCCAGCTGGCCGCCCTGGAGGCGGCCTAG
- a CDS encoding DUF2971 domain-containing protein, giving the protein MPEIPTHLFRYFSINDQTNFKWIESIFSERKLFFPTADMFNDPFDCNVDLVRFSRDKEKWKQYMEGMAKRKHPDWNRSTRRSWVTKQINNRIYDKINFNTIRENLKKRFYQNGILCLTEVPDNLLMWSHYANGHRGFCLCFEHNNPFFGESVQVEYIEEYPEITGPSYPEEEEIRATVFSKSKIWEYEKEWRLVKIGGGKQDHVYPEGALKAVFFGCQMENTHKHMIFKWANSMSIVPEVLEYRREKRIFGLKPYQWKLT; this is encoded by the coding sequence ATGCCTGAAATTCCAACTCATCTATTTCGTTATTTTTCCATTAATGACCAAACAAACTTTAAGTGGATAGAGTCAATATTTTCAGAAAGAAAACTTTTCTTTCCAACCGCGGATATGTTTAATGATCCTTTTGACTGTAATGTAGATTTGGTTCGCTTTTCAAGAGATAAGGAAAAATGGAAACAATATATGGAAGGCATGGCCAAGAGAAAGCACCCCGATTGGAATAGAAGCACTCGTAGATCATGGGTAACGAAGCAAATTAACAACCGAATATATGATAAGATTAACTTTAATACTATAAGAGAAAACTTGAAAAAAAGGTTTTATCAAAATGGTATCCTTTGCCTGACTGAAGTGCCTGATAATTTGTTAATGTGGTCTCATTATGCGAACGGACATAGAGGATTTTGTCTATGTTTTGAGCACAACAATCCCTTTTTTGGAGAATCTGTCCAAGTTGAATATATTGAAGAATACCCCGAGATAACTGGTCCATCATATCCAGAAGAAGAGGAAATAAGGGCAACAGTTTTTTCAAAGTCCAAAATTTGGGAATACGAGAAAGAATGGCGTCTTGTTAAAATCGGAGGAGGAAAACAAGACCATGTTTATCCAGAGGGGGCACTCAAGGCTGTATTTTTTGGATGTCAGATGGAGAATACACATAAACATATGATATTTAAGTGGGCAAACTCCATGAGTATTGTCCCAGAAGTATTAGAATACCGAAGAGAAAAAAGAATTTTTGGTTTGAAGCCGTACCAATGGAAACTTACCTAG
- a CDS encoding GlcG/HbpS family heme-binding protein, which produces MPELSLAQAEIIADETLKKGREIKAKPLTVVVLDQGGHYKVVKREDGCGLLRADIARAKAWGVLGMGQAGRELARRAESMPVFFTGLAAISGGKLVPLPGGVLIHTPEGELVGSVGVSGDLSEVDEQCAVHGIKAAGLVPETGE; this is translated from the coding sequence ATGCCCGAGCTGAGTCTGGCCCAAGCGGAGATCATCGCTGACGAGACCCTGAAAAAGGGGCGGGAAATCAAGGCCAAGCCGCTGACCGTGGTGGTCCTGGATCAGGGCGGCCACTACAAGGTGGTCAAACGCGAGGACGGCTGCGGGCTGCTCCGGGCCGACATCGCCCGGGCCAAGGCCTGGGGGGTGTTGGGCATGGGCCAGGCCGGCCGCGAGCTGGCCCGCCGCGCCGAGAGCATGCCGGTGTTCTTTACCGGCCTGGCGGCCATCTCCGGCGGCAAGCTGGTGCCCCTGCCCGGCGGGGTGCTGATCCACACCCCCGAGGGCGAGCTGGTGGGCTCGGTGGGGGTCAGCGGCGACCTGTCGGAGGTAGACGAACAGTGCGCCGTGCACGGGATCAAGGCCGCCGGGCTGGTGCCCGAGACCGGGGAGTAA
- a CDS encoding MBL fold metallo-hydrolase has product MKGIGRMLAWPWEYMLIFGALLASNFCPTRPAPEPERRPERAGDFVQYLGQATVLMGLDGKHLLTDPMFSRRFAMAKMVKRRTAPPLEVDQLPPIDLVLLSHAHGDHLDLPSLRAVAAHNPAPLTIVGARGVAGYAKAKLEPKHPVHAIDLDWGDRAAVKGLNITCWPGKHLGGRHWITLDFRKYGYGGFVVTSARRSVYYPGDSGMCPAFAELPGSFNLDLALMPIDASNRRDFLRPRHMNPHDALEAFRQSGAKRMVPVHWGTFTLCNESLGRSQRLLREALADDPVLASQVYNLPLGGVLTL; this is encoded by the coding sequence ATGAAAGGCATCGGCCGCATGCTGGCCTGGCCCTGGGAATACATGCTGATTTTCGGGGCTCTGCTGGCCAGCAATTTTTGCCCCACCCGGCCCGCCCCCGAGCCGGAGCGCCGCCCCGAGCGGGCGGGCGACTTTGTCCAATACCTGGGCCAGGCCACGGTGCTCATGGGCCTGGACGGCAAGCACCTGTTGACCGACCCCATGTTCTCCCGGCGTTTCGCCATGGCCAAGATGGTCAAGCGGCGCACCGCACCGCCGCTCGAGGTGGATCAGCTGCCGCCCATCGACCTGGTGCTACTCTCCCACGCCCACGGCGACCACCTGGACCTGCCCAGCCTGAGGGCCGTGGCCGCCCACAACCCCGCGCCCCTGACCATCGTGGGCGCGCGGGGGGTGGCGGGCTATGCCAAGGCCAAGCTGGAGCCCAAGCACCCGGTGCACGCCATCGACCTGGACTGGGGCGACCGGGCCGCGGTGAAGGGCTTGAACATCACCTGTTGGCCGGGCAAGCACCTGGGGGGCCGCCACTGGATCACCCTGGACTTCCGGAAATACGGCTACGGCGGCTTCGTGGTTACCTCCGCGAGGCGCAGTGTCTACTACCCCGGCGACAGCGGCATGTGCCCCGCCTTTGCCGAGCTGCCCGGCTCGTTCAACCTGGACCTGGCCCTGATGCCCATCGACGCCTCCAACCGGCGCGATTTCCTGCGGCCCCGCCACATGAACCCCCATGACGCCCTGGAGGCCTTCCGCCAGTCCGGAGCCAAGCGCATGGTGCCGGTGCACTGGGGAACCTTCACCCTGTGCAACGAGTCCCTGGGGCGCAGCCAAAGGCTCCTGCGCGAGGCGCTGGCCGACGACCCGGTGCTGGCCAGCCAGGTGTACAACCTGCCCCTGGGGGGCGTATTGACCCTCTAA
- a CDS encoding ATP-binding protein, producing the protein MEATRRYTRLRFPLVLVLVIFISWLHFRLGPDQAVAHVFLQDFYFLPIILTGFWWGPWAGLLIALLVSGVYAPYVALVHNLTPATMASAATQMVLFVAVGLLVGWLRRREQVHQLAARRAENLAAVGRAVASVAHDMKTPLMAIGGFSAQVRRKLDPEGPEAHKLGVVIEQTARLEDMVREMLDFSRPLELHRQPLDLRDLAERTLEVAAPLAESRQVRLASDLEEGLPDLEADPQRLQQALINLINNAVQASPPQGEVSLDAWRQGDYVALAVSDQGEGVSPAERGQILLPFFTTKKEGTGLGLPVVNKVAEAHGGRLEIGDNQPHGAVFRLVLPLQAETAKSDATADS; encoded by the coding sequence ATGGAAGCGACTCGACGCTACACCCGCCTGCGGTTCCCCCTGGTTCTGGTGCTGGTGATCTTCATCAGTTGGCTGCATTTTCGCCTGGGGCCAGACCAGGCGGTGGCCCACGTGTTTTTGCAGGACTTCTATTTCCTGCCCATTATCCTCACCGGCTTTTGGTGGGGGCCCTGGGCGGGGCTGCTCATCGCCTTGCTGGTCTCCGGGGTCTACGCTCCTTACGTGGCCCTGGTGCACAACTTGACCCCGGCCACCATGGCCTCGGCCGCCACCCAGATGGTCTTGTTTGTGGCCGTGGGGCTCTTGGTGGGTTGGCTGCGCCGCCGGGAGCAGGTCCACCAGCTTGCGGCTCGCCGGGCCGAAAACCTGGCCGCCGTGGGGCGGGCGGTGGCCAGCGTGGCCCACGACATGAAAACCCCCCTCATGGCCATCGGCGGCTTCTCGGCCCAGGTGCGGCGCAAGCTGGACCCGGAAGGCCCCGAGGCGCACAAGCTGGGGGTGGTGATCGAGCAGACCGCCCGCCTGGAAGACATGGTGCGCGAGATGCTGGACTTCTCCCGGCCCCTGGAGCTGCACCGCCAGCCCCTGGACCTGCGCGACCTGGCGGAGCGCACCCTGGAGGTGGCCGCGCCCCTGGCCGAGAGCCGGCAGGTGCGCCTGGCCAGCGACCTGGAGGAGGGCCTTCCCGACCTGGAGGCCGACCCCCAACGCCTGCAACAGGCCCTGATCAACCTCATCAACAACGCCGTGCAGGCCTCGCCGCCCCAGGGCGAGGTGAGCCTGGACGCCTGGCGCCAGGGTGATTACGTGGCGCTGGCCGTGTCCGACCAGGGCGAGGGGGTGTCTCCGGCCGAGCGCGGGCAGATATTGCTGCCCTTTTTCACCACCAAGAAGGAAGGCACCGGCCTGGGCCTGCCGGTGGTGAACAAGGTGGCCGAGGCCCACGGCGGCCGCCTGGAGATAGGCGACAACCAGCCCCACGGCGCGGTGTTTCGCCTGGTCCTGCCCTTGCAGGCCGAGACGGCCAAAAGCGACGCTACCGCTGATTCCTAG
- a CDS encoding SHOCT domain-containing protein has translation MFVDWLAQKALSEPLAQYGGGYGGGPGWGGHMMYGWGGWLGGPFMIIIWILIIVAGVALVKWLFAASRKDQAPPIFHSTAGHDRSLAILRERYAKGEITKEEFQAMKADLES, from the coding sequence ATGTTTGTAGACTGGTTGGCCCAAAAGGCCCTGAGCGAGCCCCTGGCCCAATACGGCGGCGGTTATGGCGGCGGCCCCGGCTGGGGCGGGCACATGATGTACGGATGGGGCGGCTGGTTGGGAGGGCCCTTCATGATCATCATCTGGATCTTGATCATTGTGGCCGGGGTGGCCCTGGTCAAGTGGCTCTTCGCCGCCTCGCGCAAGGACCAGGCCCCGCCCATTTTCCACTCCACCGCGGGCCATGACCGCTCCCTGGCCATCCTGCGCGAACGCTACGCCAAGGGCGAGATAACCAAAGAGGAGTTCCAGGCCATGAAGGCGGACCTGGAGAGCTAG
- a CDS encoding multicopper oxidase family protein, whose translation MEYTRRKFLQTSLGALAGAAAGGLWSVPGWAAGGTKLELTAQESRIDLGRGPAFNAFSFNGQTPGPVIRVREGQELQVILRNRLQRPTTIHWHGQPVPNAMDGVPGVTQAAVPPGGSFTYRFRAHPAGTYFYHSHFGYQLDQGLYGALIVEPARPVGGWDREEVLLLADWVLADGGGMAPVPRRSPMGGMMGGGMMGRGRMGGRGGRGGWSGAPGEPLTEPYYQGYAVNGRLYPHGEPIKVKKGDKVRLRLINASSATTYDLSLAGHRLTVLALDGQDITPKTFDVVRLAMGERVDVEFTADNPGAWLLQAYDTGLGESGLATAVLYQGYEDRPPNRPGFRPGLSLATYWDLAAARPVAHPAGPPQRWYQQVLSGGMHSPYWSINGRMYPDSERLGAAPGEKVRLSYFNRSMIPHPMHLHGHFFRIVNFALPPERWLVKDTAVVEPMRRLDVEFVADNPGLWFHHCHNLYHMEAGMANLVTYAGATPPKET comes from the coding sequence ATGGAATATACCCGGCGCAAATTTCTACAGACCTCGCTCGGCGCCTTGGCCGGGGCTGCGGCCGGCGGCCTGTGGTCCGTGCCGGGGTGGGCCGCCGGGGGAACCAAACTGGAGCTTACGGCCCAGGAGTCGCGCATCGATCTGGGTCGAGGCCCCGCCTTTAATGCTTTTTCCTTCAACGGCCAGACGCCGGGACCGGTGATCAGGGTGCGGGAGGGCCAAGAGCTGCAGGTGATCCTGCGCAACCGCCTGCAACGGCCCACCACCATCCACTGGCACGGCCAGCCCGTGCCCAACGCCATGGACGGGGTGCCCGGCGTCACCCAGGCCGCCGTGCCTCCCGGCGGGAGCTTCACCTACCGTTTCCGCGCCCACCCGGCGGGCACCTATTTTTATCACTCCCACTTCGGCTACCAACTGGACCAGGGCCTCTACGGCGCGCTGATCGTCGAGCCCGCCCGGCCCGTGGGCGGCTGGGACCGCGAGGAGGTCTTGCTCCTGGCCGACTGGGTGTTGGCCGACGGCGGCGGCATGGCCCCGGTGCCCCGGCGCTCCCCCATGGGCGGCATGATGGGCGGCGGCATGATGGGCCGGGGCAGAATGGGCGGCAGGGGCGGCAGGGGCGGCTGGAGCGGAGCCCCCGGCGAACCCCTGACCGAGCCCTATTACCAGGGCTACGCGGTCAACGGGAGGCTTTATCCCCATGGGGAGCCTATCAAGGTGAAAAAGGGCGACAAGGTGCGCCTCAGGCTCATCAACGCCTCCTCGGCCACCACCTATGACCTCAGCCTGGCCGGGCACCGGCTCACCGTGCTGGCCCTGGACGGCCAGGATATAACCCCCAAGACCTTTGACGTGGTGCGCCTGGCCATGGGCGAGCGGGTGGACGTGGAGTTCACGGCCGACAACCCCGGCGCCTGGCTGCTGCAGGCCTACGACACCGGCCTGGGCGAAAGCGGCCTGGCCACGGCCGTGCTCTACCAGGGATATGAGGACCGCCCGCCCAACCGGCCCGGCTTCCGCCCCGGCCTGAGCCTGGCCACCTATTGGGACCTGGCCGCCGCCCGGCCGGTGGCCCACCCCGCCGGGCCTCCCCAGCGCTGGTACCAACAGGTGCTGAGCGGGGGCATGCACTCGCCCTATTGGAGCATCAACGGCCGCATGTACCCCGACAGCGAGCGCCTGGGCGCGGCTCCAGGGGAAAAGGTGCGCCTGAGCTATTTCAACCGCAGCATGATCCCTCACCCCATGCACCTGCACGGGCATTTTTTCCGAATTGTGAACTTCGCGCTGCCGCCGGAGCGCTGGCTGGTGAAGGATACGGCAGTGGTGGAGCCCATGCGCCGCTTGGACGTGGAATTCGTGGCCGACAACCCCGGCCTTTGGTTCCATCATTGCCACAATCTCTATCATATGGAGGCGGGCATGGCCAACCTGGTGACCTACGCCGGGGCCACCCCGCCCAAGGAGACCTAA
- a CDS encoding MFS transporter, translating into MFNLSVNARAGDRGRAWAIYFVCISCYMLSMFYRVSVTVISPQLSADLGLDAARLSDLSAAFFYTFAAAQIPLGFVLDRWGTRRVMTLLNLLGVAGALLFAAAPGGGVATLGRMLLGVGMSCNMIGAMMLIAAWFPPHRFATLTGAIVGASTAGQFLAATPLVYISQAMGWRGAFIVVAAINALLTGLFYLVVRDTPPGVELPLVGKENPLKGLAQLFRHGYYWVISLSTFFRYGCLMALQGLWAGPYLMNGLGLDQVQTGNILLFVPVGYMIGLPLWGRVSDDVLGSRKRVAMPGLFVSAGLTLSLGLMQGMPMWVLCVLFFLLGLMSAPGQVMYPHIKELLPDHLAARALTGINLYTMLGAAALMQTAGFLVDGEPSAMHGIEGYWPVWLFMAGGLSLAGLLYLLIPDSRIGRERRAVVEG; encoded by the coding sequence ATGTTTAACCTGAGCGTCAACGCCCGGGCCGGAGATCGCGGACGCGCCTGGGCCATCTATTTCGTCTGCATCAGCTGCTACATGCTGAGCATGTTCTACCGCGTCTCGGTCACGGTGATCAGCCCCCAGCTCAGCGCGGACCTGGGCCTGGACGCCGCCCGGCTCAGCGATCTTTCCGCCGCCTTTTTCTACACCTTTGCCGCCGCCCAGATCCCCCTGGGTTTTGTCCTGGACCGTTGGGGCACCCGGCGGGTCATGACCCTGCTCAACCTCTTGGGCGTGGCGGGGGCGCTGCTTTTCGCCGCGGCCCCCGGCGGGGGGGTGGCCACCTTGGGCCGCATGCTCCTGGGCGTGGGCATGAGCTGCAACATGATCGGGGCCATGATGCTCATCGCCGCCTGGTTTCCGCCGCATCGTTTCGCCACCCTCACCGGGGCCATCGTGGGGGCCAGCACGGCGGGGCAGTTCCTGGCCGCCACCCCCCTGGTCTACATCTCCCAGGCCATGGGCTGGCGAGGGGCGTTCATCGTGGTGGCCGCGATCAATGCCCTGCTGACCGGGCTGTTCTACCTGGTGGTGCGCGACACCCCGCCGGGGGTGGAGCTGCCCCTGGTGGGAAAGGAGAATCCCCTCAAGGGCCTGGCCCAGCTTTTCCGCCATGGCTATTACTGGGTGATCAGCCTGAGCACCTTTTTCCGCTACGGCTGCCTCATGGCCCTGCAGGGCCTGTGGGCCGGCCCCTACCTGATGAACGGCCTGGGCCTGGACCAGGTGCAGACCGGCAACATCCTGCTGTTCGTGCCGGTGGGCTACATGATCGGCCTGCCCCTGTGGGGCCGGGTTAGCGACGATGTGCTGGGCTCGCGCAAGCGGGTGGCCATGCCGGGCCTGTTCGTCTCGGCGGGGCTCACCCTTTCCCTGGGCCTGATGCAGGGCATGCCGATGTGGGTGCTCTGCGTCCTGTTCTTCCTGCTGGGGCTGATGTCGGCCCCGGGACAGGTGATGTATCCCCACATCAAGGAACTGTTGCCCGACCACCTGGCGGCGCGGGCCCTGACCGGCATCAACCTCTACACCATGCTGGGCGCGGCGGCTCTGATGCAGACGGCCGGCTTCTTGGTGGACGGGGAGCCTTCGGCCATGCACGGCATCGAGGGCTACTGGCCGGTGTGGCTGTTCATGGCCGGGGGCTTGAGCCTGGCCGGGCTCCTCTACCTGCTCATTCCCGACAGCCGGATTGGCCGCGAGCGGCGGGCCGTGGTGGAAGGCTAA